The following are encoded together in the Malaya genurostris strain Urasoe2022 chromosome 3, Malgen_1.1, whole genome shotgun sequence genome:
- the LOC131439140 gene encoding keratin-associated protein 9-1-like codes for MWPLLLLLSLSSELTNGLVENTPRSILCRACNQDEVISEVVPCCEPTCENDCSLANCPKQVIHMQTCICRPDYVRHLGSCIPRSACPPIEQHISSCSIHEELLPTPPCCEATCSNNCTDIICRTTLIHRPTCVCERGYVRNEGRCITPDHCPTCGPYARYSHCTPCCESTCTMDCSQILCLTPCSGKPRCLCQPGYVKHNGACIRKEMCPRDSNSIESREHLTEKIVESPYHPGEDIPYYYFSNPNQEF; via the exons ATGTGGCCCCTACTGTTACTACTTTCTCTGTCGAGTGAGCTCACTAACGGATTAGTCGAAAATACTCCGAGGTCAATTTTGTGCA GAGCATGCAATCAGGATGAAGTAATCAGTGAAGTAGTGCCCTGCTGCGAACCTACATGCGAAAACGACTGCTCTTTGGCAAACTGTCCCAAACAAGTGATACACATGCAGACATGCATCTGTCGGCCGGACTATGTGCGGCATCTAGGTAGCTGTATTCCCAGATCCGCTTGCCCGCCGATCGAGCAACACATAT CATCTTGCTCGATCCACGAAGAACTGTTACCCACACCACCATGCTGCGAAGCAACGTGTTCAAACAATTGTACCGATATCATCTGCCGTACCACATTGATTCACAGACCAACGTGCGTTTGTGAGCGAGGTTACGTACGGAACGAAGGACGCTGTATTACACCGGATCATTGTCCAACTTGTGGTCCATACGCCCGGTACAGCCACTGCACCCCATGTTGTGAGTCAACATGCACCATGGACTGCTCACAAATACTCTGCCTGACGCCGTGTTCCGGTAAGCCTAGATGCCTCTGTCAACCCGGTTACGTGAAACATAACGGGGCTTGCATCAGGAAAGAAATGTGTCCTCGTGATAGTAACAGTATTGAATCACGAGAACACTTGACCGAAAAGATCGTGGAAAGTCCCTATCATCCTGGTGAAGACATACCGTATTACTATTTTTCGAACCCAAACCAAGAATTCTAA